The DNA segment TTTTATGAGGTTTCAAAATATATAAATGCCTCTATGGATATTTCAGATGGTTTGTTTTTTGAACTTGAAAGAATGTCAAAAAGAAGTAAAAAAGGGTTTGAATTTTTATATGAAATCCCTAAAGAGGTTGGTTGTTCAGGAGAAGAGTATGAACTTCTTTTCTCTTTTTCACCAAAATATAAAGAGAAGATTGAAACTATTGCAAAAAAATATAAAGTACAACTAAATATTTTTGCAAAAGCTATTGATGGAAAATTTAAGTGTGATTGTAAAAATCACCATTTTGATTAAAGGAAAACTATTTGGAAAATTTACAAAGATATCTATCTCATTCAAAGATTGATGTTTTATTTAAACAAACTAAGGATGACTTTGTTGTTACAGAAGTGCCACTATATGAGTTTAGTGGAGAGGGAGAACATCTAATAATTAAATTTAGAAAAAAAGATTTAACAACATGGGATGCGGTTCAAATTTTTTCTGAGCAGTTAGGTTGTAAAGCAAGAGATATAGGTTATGCTGGATTAAAAGATAAAAATGCAATGACTATTCAACATATCTCTATTCCAAAATCTTGTGAAGAGAATCTAGAAAAATTTAATCACGATAATATAAAGATTTTAGAGACTACAAAACATAATAATAAGATTAGAGTAGGGCACTTAAAAGGTAATAGCTTTTTTATAAGACTAAAAAGAGTTACGCCTTTAGATGCAAAAAAGATTGAAGAGGCAGTCTCTAAAATAGCACAGTTTGGAATGCCAAACTATTTTGGATTTCAAAGATTTGGAATTGAAGGGGATAACTACAAAAAAGGTGAAGCGATAATAAATGGAGAGTTAAAAGAGAGAGATAGAAAATTAAAACAGATGTATGTTAATGCTTATCAAAGCCATCTTTTTAACTCTTGGCTCTCAAAAAGAATAGAGCTTTCAAAATTAGTTGACGCTTTTGAAGCAAATGAAATATACAAAAAATTGAACCTTCCCCTTGATATGGTAAAAAGTATGAAAAAACAAAAACATCCTTTCAAACTTATGCTTGGAGATTTAATGAGTCATTATCCTTATGGAAAAATATTTTATGTGGAAGATATGGAAGCTGAAGCAAATAAATTTTTTGAACAAGATAGAGTTCCAACAGGCCTTCTTTGTGGTAAAAGAGTAAAAAAATCTGAAGGTTCTGCTTATGAAATAGAGAAAGAGTTTGATAAAAAAATCTTTGAAGATGGTGCTAGAAGATTTGCTTGGATCTTTCCAAGTGAAGTTGAATCAAACTATAAAGAGGATAAAAATTGGATGGAATTATCTTTTTATCTTCCAAAAGGTTCATACGCAACAGAGTTTATTTCTGAAGTTATTCATTAGAAAATAAACCATAAGTTCATCACTCTTTTTATTATTTTGTTTAAGTATAAAAAAGATAAACTTTAATAATATATAAAATAGGGGAAGAGAAATGACTTATGAAGAGTTGATTAAAGAGTTATGTGATGTAATTAAAGAGTCTGAAGCTAACTCAATTTCTATTTATGAAAACTTTGAAAAAATAGAGGAGTTTCTTACTGATCTAGACCTACCACAACATAAAATGTCAAAAATAGATGAAGTAATATCTAGTTCTTATGGAATCCTGCAACATCAAGATTTATATAGACAAAGAATTGAAAGAGTAGTAAATTTTGTTTGTGAAAACAATAATATTGATTCAAGTGAATTTAATCTTGCTAGTTCTGCAAAATATATAGCAGGAGACACTGACAACTCTGAAGTTTTAGATAATGATGAGTTAGAGGCTTTAATTAAAAGTATGCAGAAATAATCAATAAAAAGTTTAACTTTTTATTGATTAATCTTAACTATTTACATGCGTCTTTTTTCAGATTATTTAGTGTACCAAATATTCTAAGAGACTCTATTTCTATCTCTTTTGCTTTTTGATTTAATACACTATTTGGCTCTTTTCTTGCATTTGCATCAATAAGAGCTTGAAGTTTAGTTTTTAAATTACTATTTAACTCTTTTAAGTTAGTTAAAATTTCTTGATTTAATTCATTATTATTTGTTACAGTCTCTTGGATCCAAGTATCTATCTCTTTAGAGTTTTCGGCAACCCATTTATCATAAGTTCCAAGTTTTGAGTACACATTATCTTTAACAGTTAATACATTTACTTTGAGTTTGGCAGTATCATATACTAAATCAACATTACATACCTCTTCTCTTGCCTCTTCTAAGAAACTTGCTCTTGAAGCCGCTGTTACAAGAGAGCTAGACATATTTGCAATTTCACTAGACATTTTAGAAATCTCTTCTGCAACTTGTGCATTTTGTTGTGTTGCTTGGTCTAGTGTATTAACTGCATCATTAATTTGAATAATACCTCTCTCTTGCTCTTTTGAAGCATTTGCAACGTGGTCAATTTTTTCAATTGTGAGTTTGATATTTTTGTTAAGTATTTCATATCCTTGAATCATT comes from the Halarcobacter ebronensis genome and includes:
- the truD gene encoding tRNA pseudouridine(13) synthase TruD, which encodes MENLQRYLSHSKIDVLFKQTKDDFVVTEVPLYEFSGEGEHLIIKFRKKDLTTWDAVQIFSEQLGCKARDIGYAGLKDKNAMTIQHISIPKSCEENLEKFNHDNIKILETTKHNNKIRVGHLKGNSFFIRLKRVTPLDAKKIEEAVSKIAQFGMPNYFGFQRFGIEGDNYKKGEAIINGELKERDRKLKQMYVNAYQSHLFNSWLSKRIELSKLVDAFEANEIYKKLNLPLDMVKSMKKQKHPFKLMLGDLMSHYPYGKIFYVEDMEAEANKFFEQDRVPTGLLCGKRVKKSEGSAYEIEKEFDKKIFEDGARRFAWIFPSEVESNYKEDKNWMELSFYLPKGSYATEFISEVIH